From the genome of Actinacidiphila yeochonensis CN732, one region includes:
- a CDS encoding DivIVA domain-containing protein yields MTSGTAASAGADARGRFTSGRGRGYRPDQVDRFLDELSEDRDAAWERASRLTVLAGELEAECAELRRQVEALEPVDLTSLGPGAQELLQLVEEEAAAVRERAEVEAQYARDAADTARRTLQDETRAAAAARVAAAEDEAQQVLDDACGQAAQLLGAARAEADAVRGEAAAALEATRQQAVRDVATVDAEQRRRLQTLERELAERQTEVDNRLTALLTEAERRLEEAQHERAEAEEALRLQQAEADARADALIAAARGHEERVRREAERVLREHEEHRDQVRAHLAHIRATLASLTGRE; encoded by the coding sequence ATGACCAGTGGGACGGCCGCATCGGCGGGGGCGGACGCACGGGGACGGTTCACCTCGGGTCGCGGGCGCGGCTACCGGCCGGACCAGGTGGACCGCTTCCTGGACGAGCTGTCCGAGGACCGTGACGCGGCCTGGGAGCGGGCGTCCCGCCTCACGGTGCTGGCCGGCGAGCTGGAGGCAGAGTGCGCCGAGCTGCGCCGCCAGGTCGAGGCGCTGGAGCCGGTCGACCTCACCTCCCTCGGCCCCGGGGCGCAGGAGCTGCTCCAGCTCGTCGAGGAGGAGGCGGCGGCCGTCCGGGAACGGGCCGAGGTCGAGGCGCAGTACGCGCGGGACGCGGCGGACACCGCCCGGCGCACCCTTCAGGACGAGACCCGGGCCGCCGCGGCGGCCCGGGTCGCCGCCGCCGAGGACGAGGCGCAGCAGGTACTGGACGACGCCTGCGGGCAGGCGGCGCAACTCCTCGGCGCCGCCCGGGCCGAGGCGGACGCCGTGCGCGGTGAGGCCGCCGCCGCGCTCGAAGCCACCCGGCAGCAGGCCGTCCGCGACGTGGCGACGGTCGACGCGGAGCAGCGGCGGCGCCTCCAGACCCTGGAGCGGGAGCTGGCCGAGAGGCAGACCGAGGTCGACAACCGCCTGACGGCCCTGCTGACCGAGGCGGAGCGCCGCCTGGAGGAGGCGCAGCACGAGCGGGCGGAGGCCGAGGAGGCGCTGCGGCTCCAGCAGGCGGAGGCGGACGCCCGGGCCGACGCGCTCATCGCCGCGGCCCGCGGGCACGAGGAGCGGGTACGGCGCGAGGCCGAACGGGTGCTGCGCGAGCACGAGGAGCACCGCGACCAGGTCCGCGCGCACCTCGCCCACATCCGGGCGACGCTCGCCTCGCTCACCGGCCGCGAGTAG